In a single window of the Streptomyces sp. NBC_00094 genome:
- a CDS encoding PotD/PotF family extracellular solute-binding protein, whose protein sequence is MSRRSLLRGIGGVGAATVLAGCGVPAAYVDERDRAGRDLSARDRTLDFANWPLYIDTDDDDTSKRPTLNAFRERTGISVRYTEEINDNDEFFGKIGPSLMNHQETGRDLIVVSDWMAARFVRLGWVQEMDRAAQPHVAEHLNPQLRSPAFDAGRLRSVPWQSGITGIAYNRKKLGRELRSTKELWDDDLRGKVTLLSGLDESMSLLLQGNGVDVTRWTGDDFHALCEQVEGLVRKKHIRRFTGNDYIKDLSTGDVLACQAYSGDVIQLQADNPDIEFVVPEEGGELWAESLLIPNRAQHKTNAEKLIDYYYEPEVAAELAAWVNYVCPVPAAQAVLADSGDEELVALAEDPLIFPDADMRSRLAIARDVRADERQEFAKRWNAIVGL, encoded by the coding sequence ATGTCCCGCCGGTCCCTGCTTCGAGGGATCGGCGGTGTCGGGGCGGCCACGGTGCTCGCCGGGTGCGGTGTCCCCGCGGCCTATGTCGACGAGCGGGACCGGGCGGGCCGGGACCTCTCCGCACGCGACCGGACCCTCGACTTCGCCAACTGGCCGCTCTACATCGACACCGATGACGACGACACGTCGAAGCGCCCGACGCTGAACGCCTTCCGCGAGCGCACCGGGATCTCCGTCCGCTACACGGAGGAGATCAACGACAACGACGAGTTCTTCGGGAAGATCGGCCCGTCCCTGATGAACCACCAGGAGACCGGCCGGGACCTGATCGTCGTCAGCGACTGGATGGCCGCCCGCTTCGTCCGCCTCGGCTGGGTCCAGGAGATGGACCGCGCCGCCCAGCCGCACGTCGCGGAGCACCTGAACCCGCAGCTGAGGTCGCCCGCCTTCGACGCCGGCCGGCTGCGCAGCGTGCCCTGGCAGTCCGGGATCACCGGTATCGCGTACAACCGGAAGAAGCTCGGCCGGGAACTCCGCTCCACGAAGGAGCTGTGGGACGACGACCTGCGCGGCAAGGTCACCCTGCTCTCCGGCCTCGACGAGTCCATGTCCCTGCTCCTGCAGGGCAACGGCGTCGACGTGACCCGGTGGACGGGCGACGACTTCCACGCCCTGTGCGAGCAGGTCGAGGGACTCGTCCGGAAGAAGCACATCCGCCGCTTCACCGGCAACGACTACATCAAGGACCTCTCCACCGGCGACGTGCTCGCCTGCCAGGCGTACTCCGGCGACGTCATCCAGCTCCAGGCCGACAACCCGGACATCGAGTTCGTCGTGCCCGAGGAGGGCGGTGAGCTGTGGGCCGAGTCCCTGCTCATCCCCAACCGTGCCCAGCACAAGACCAACGCCGAGAAGCTGATCGACTACTACTACGAGCCCGAGGTCGCCGCCGAGCTGGCCGCCTGGGTCAACTACGTCTGCCCGGTGCCGGCCGCGCAGGCCGTCCTCGCCGACTCCGGCGACGAGGAGCTGGTCGCCCTCGCCGAGGACCCGCTGATCTTCCCGGACGCCGACATGCGGAGCCGCCTCGCCATCGCCCGGGACGTCCGCGCCGACGAGCGCCAGGAGTTCGCGAAGCGGTGGAACGCGATCGTGGGGCTGTGA
- a CDS encoding IclR family transcriptional regulator encodes MGESVAGRLFSVLDAFDVTRGGPAALRLTDIAARTGLPAPTALRMVRELVAWGGLERGADGTYRLGLRLRALGAAAPCPRGLLDAALPALRALGARTGGHADVAVLSGPGTDGVLCLVSGERLPGHATAYGKVLLTAPPTGLPRPARHTRHTVVSPALLAAQLARIRAEGLAVCAEEHRLGEITVAAPVRGPSGTVAALGVTVPTGVPLDRVTAAVREAATRVRPPAPEPSSRPPGA; translated from the coding sequence ATGGGCGAGAGCGTGGCGGGACGGCTCTTCTCGGTACTGGACGCCTTCGACGTGACGCGGGGCGGTCCGGCGGCGCTGCGGCTCACCGACATCGCGGCGCGGACGGGGCTCCCGGCGCCGACGGCCCTGCGCATGGTGCGGGAGCTGGTGGCCTGGGGCGGTCTGGAGCGGGGCGCGGACGGTACGTACCGACTGGGTCTGCGGCTGCGGGCGCTCGGCGCCGCGGCGCCCTGCCCGCGCGGTCTCCTCGACGCGGCGCTGCCGGCGCTGCGGGCCCTGGGCGCCAGGACGGGCGGTCACGCGGACGTGGCGGTGCTCTCCGGCCCCGGAACCGACGGTGTGCTGTGCCTGGTGAGCGGGGAGCGGCTGCCGGGTCACGCGACGGCGTACGGCAAGGTCCTGCTCACCGCTCCCCCGACGGGCCTCCCCCGACCCGCTCGTCACACCCGCCACACGGTGGTCTCCCCCGCGCTCCTGGCCGCCCAGCTGGCCCGGATCCGCGCGGAGGGCCTCGCGGTCTGCGCCGAGGAGCACCGCCTGGGCGAGATCACGGTGGCCGCTCCGGTGCGGGGCCCGTCCGGGACGGTCGCCGCCCTGGGGGTGACCGTCCCCACCGGCGTACCCCTGGACCGGGTGACGGCGGCGGTCCGGGAGGCCGCTACGCGGGTACGGCCTCCGGCGCCGGAGCCGTCGTCGCGGCCTCCAGGCGCTTGA
- a CDS encoding nitroreductase family protein, producing MNLGLASDTLLSTTRAVRHRLDLTRPVPRELLEECVDLAVQAPTGRNRQRWHFVIVTDPARRAVLADLWRASLTAPGAHQPLPDRDVRRAEVAPGVMDRVYAGVGHLHRHLHEVPAYVIPCVEGRTEGAAVTHQAGTWGSILPAAWSFMLAARERGLGTVWTTGNLPMEREFARFLGIPYEHVMQAAFIPVAYTIGTDFRPARRIPREQVLHWDAW from the coding sequence ATGAACCTCGGTCTCGCTTCCGACACCCTGCTCTCCACCACCCGCGCCGTCCGCCACCGCCTCGACCTCACCCGGCCCGTGCCGCGCGAGCTCCTGGAGGAGTGCGTGGACCTCGCCGTCCAGGCGCCCACCGGACGCAACCGGCAGCGCTGGCACTTCGTGATCGTCACCGATCCGGCCCGCCGCGCCGTCCTCGCCGACCTGTGGCGGGCCTCCCTGACCGCGCCGGGCGCCCACCAGCCACTGCCGGACCGGGACGTGCGCAGGGCCGAGGTCGCGCCCGGCGTCATGGACCGCGTGTACGCGGGCGTCGGGCACCTGCACCGGCACCTGCACGAGGTGCCCGCGTACGTCATCCCCTGCGTCGAGGGCCGTACCGAGGGCGCCGCCGTCACTCACCAGGCCGGCACCTGGGGGTCGATCCTGCCCGCCGCCTGGAGCTTCATGCTCGCCGCCCGCGAGCGCGGGCTCGGCACGGTGTGGACGACGGGGAACCTGCCGATGGAGCGGGAGTTCGCGCGATTCCTCGGCATCCCCTACGAGCACGTCATGCAGGCGGCCTTCATCCCCGTCGCGTACACGATCGGCACCGACTTCCGGCCCGCCCGGCGCATCCCGCGTGAGCAGGTGCTCCACTGGGACGCGTGGTGA
- a CDS encoding serine hydrolase — MRKSTRTLLAAALVLGVAAGPAVVPAGAATPTAAAQEASASSLDAAMSAAIAGLPRADATAALVRVGGTEGSWQGSSGVHDLESGAPADPAGRFRAGSVTKVFTAATVLQLAAEGRIDLDRSARSYLPELIPGRYATVTVRQLLNHTHGIPAPDFPGATVEEWYANRFQVHDPEDMVRSATAKPREFRPGTGQHYLNIGYTIAGLIVERVTGDTYERQVERRILRPLGLRDSYFPGTDPGIDGPYNHGYQRMSLDDGTTGLRDVSVWGTTDGWAAGDLVSTTADLERFTRALFAGRVVRGPLLEEMFTLPKVPDVKTGDPAAYAAGLSMKRLGGREVWGKTGGRWGYNTAIASTRDGARTLVYSVNSTDAKGQDMNRTALTVMVSAYGLPD, encoded by the coding sequence ATGAGGAAGTCCACCCGCACGCTGCTCGCCGCCGCCCTGGTCCTGGGGGTCGCCGCAGGGCCTGCGGTCGTCCCGGCCGGCGCCGCGACCCCCACGGCCGCCGCGCAGGAGGCCTCGGCCTCCTCCCTGGACGCGGCGATGTCGGCGGCGATCGCCGGACTCCCCCGCGCCGACGCGACGGCGGCGCTGGTCCGGGTCGGCGGCACCGAGGGCTCCTGGCAGGGGAGTTCCGGCGTGCACGACCTGGAGAGCGGCGCCCCGGCCGACCCGGCCGGCCGCTTCCGGGCCGGGTCGGTGACGAAGGTGTTCACGGCGGCGACCGTCCTCCAGCTCGCCGCGGAGGGCCGGATCGACCTGGACCGGTCGGCCCGCTCGTACCTCCCGGAGCTGATCCCCGGCCGGTACGCCACGGTGACCGTCCGCCAGCTGCTGAACCACACCCACGGCATCCCCGCCCCCGACTTCCCGGGCGCGACCGTCGAGGAGTGGTACGCGAACCGCTTCCAGGTCCACGACCCCGAGGACATGGTCCGCTCGGCGACGGCGAAGCCGCGCGAGTTCCGGCCGGGCACCGGGCAGCACTACCTCAACATCGGCTACACGATCGCCGGCCTGATCGTGGAGCGGGTCACGGGCGACACGTACGAGCGGCAGGTGGAGCGCCGGATCCTGCGCCCGCTCGGCCTCCGGGACAGCTACTTCCCGGGCACGGACCCGGGGATCGACGGCCCGTACAACCACGGCTACCAGCGGATGTCGCTCGATGACGGCACGACCGGGCTGCGCGACGTCTCCGTGTGGGGGACGACGGACGGCTGGGCGGCGGGCGACCTCGTCTCGACCACCGCCGACCTGGAGCGGTTCACCCGGGCGCTGTTCGCGGGCCGGGTGGTGCGCGGGCCGCTCCTGGAGGAGATGTTCACGCTGCCGAAGGTCCCGGACGTGAAGACGGGCGACCCGGCCGCGTACGCCGCGGGCCTGTCGATGAAGCGGCTCGGCGGACGCGAGGTGTGGGGCAAGACGGGCGGCCGCTGGGGCTACAACACGGCCATCGCCTCGACCCGCGACGGCGCCCGCACCCTCGTCTACAGCGTCAACTCCACCGACGCCAAGGGCCAGGACATGAACCGGACGGCGCTGACCGTGATGGTGTCGGCGTACGGCCTCCCCGACTGA
- a CDS encoding response regulator transcription factor: MTIRVVVADDQELVRSGFAMILDAQPDIEVVAEAGDGVEAVEAVRLHAPDVALLDIRMPRTDGIEACRTISAESRCRTVILTTFDTDAYVYEALHAGASGFLLKDVRRDDLVHAVRVVAAGDSLLAPSVARRLVEQYTSGGPRRTAPGPDPRLDVLTGRERETLLLLARGLSNAEIAAELVVSDHTVKTHVGNVLAKLGLRDRIQAVICAYETGLVAAGSSPS, encoded by the coding sequence ATGACGATCCGCGTGGTGGTCGCCGACGACCAGGAGCTGGTCCGCAGCGGCTTCGCGATGATCCTGGACGCGCAGCCGGACATCGAGGTGGTCGCGGAGGCCGGTGACGGCGTGGAGGCGGTCGAGGCGGTCCGGCTCCACGCGCCCGACGTGGCGCTGCTCGACATCCGGATGCCCCGGACGGACGGCATCGAGGCCTGCCGGACGATCAGCGCGGAGTCCCGCTGCCGGACGGTGATCCTGACGACCTTCGACACCGACGCGTACGTGTACGAGGCGCTGCACGCGGGGGCGAGCGGTTTCCTCCTCAAGGACGTGCGCAGGGACGACCTGGTGCACGCGGTACGGGTCGTGGCGGCGGGCGACTCGCTGCTCGCGCCCTCCGTGGCCCGGCGGCTCGTGGAGCAGTACACCTCGGGCGGTCCGCGCCGGACGGCCCCCGGCCCGGACCCGCGGCTCGACGTGCTGACCGGCCGGGAGCGGGAGACGCTCCTGCTGCTCGCGCGCGGCCTGTCCAACGCGGAGATCGCGGCGGAGCTGGTGGTCAGCGACCACACGGTGAAGACCCATGTGGGCAACGTGCTGGCCAAGTTGGGGCTGCGCGACCGGATCCAGGCGGTGATCTGCGCGTACGAGACCGGGCTGGTGGCGGCGGGCTCGTCGCCGTCCTGA
- a CDS encoding sensor histidine kinase yields MTMPFVVPRPAELEPATWPAYGLTTLTVLPLVWRRRAPLAVLLAILAASTLYKLALEGPGQPLPYTGLVSVYTIAVLSPPWKRLVTAALLVVAVPASVWLNTQSARELTFSLFVFGAAYVFGRLQEARQREHRIEAERAATRERARIAREMHDILSHAVSLMVVQAEAGPVAVRAAPERAEAAFEAISATGRDAMAQLRQMLGVLREGPASGEPAPREPQPDLAGVPELVERVRAGGLAVTYATEGGVRSLPAATGASAYRIVQEALTNVVKHAQAHTVDIRLAHEEGALRVTVTDDGRGPRAGSGGHGLVGIRERAAAHGGTAAMGPGPGGRGFEVRVLLPVPSAAEVGA; encoded by the coding sequence ATGACGATGCCCTTCGTGGTGCCGCGCCCGGCCGAGCTGGAGCCGGCGACCTGGCCGGCGTACGGGCTGACGACGCTCACCGTGCTGCCGCTGGTCTGGCGGCGGCGCGCGCCGCTCGCCGTCCTGCTCGCGATCCTGGCGGCGAGCACGCTGTACAAGCTGGCCCTGGAGGGACCGGGGCAGCCGCTGCCGTACACCGGGCTCGTCAGCGTCTACACGATCGCCGTGCTCTCCCCGCCGTGGAAGCGACTCGTGACGGCGGCGCTGCTGGTGGTCGCGGTGCCGGCCTCGGTCTGGCTCAACACGCAGTCGGCGCGTGAACTGACCTTCTCCCTCTTCGTCTTCGGTGCCGCGTACGTCTTCGGTCGACTCCAGGAGGCCCGGCAGCGGGAGCACCGGATCGAGGCCGAGCGGGCCGCCACCCGCGAACGGGCCCGGATCGCACGGGAGATGCACGACATCCTGTCGCACGCCGTAAGCCTGATGGTCGTGCAGGCGGAGGCGGGACCGGTGGCGGTACGGGCGGCCCCGGAGCGCGCCGAGGCCGCCTTCGAGGCGATCTCGGCGACGGGCCGCGACGCGATGGCCCAACTGCGGCAGATGCTCGGGGTGCTGCGCGAGGGGCCGGCGAGCGGCGAACCGGCCCCCCGGGAGCCGCAGCCCGATCTCGCGGGCGTTCCCGAGCTGGTGGAGCGGGTCCGGGCCGGCGGTCTCGCGGTCACCTACGCGACGGAGGGCGGGGTGCGTTCCCTGCCCGCCGCGACCGGCGCGAGCGCCTACCGGATCGTCCAGGAGGCCCTGACGAACGTGGTGAAGCACGCCCAGGCCCATACGGTCGACATCCGACTGGCCCATGAGGAAGGCGCGTTGCGCGTGACCGTGACGGACGACGGGCGGGGCCCGCGGGCGGGCTCCGGTGGCCACGGACTGGTCGGCATCCGGGAACGGGCGGCGGCGCACGGCGGTACGGCGGCGATGGGCCCCGGCCCCGGTGGCCGGGGCTTCGAGGTGCGGGTACTGCTCCCCGTACCCTCCGCGGCGGAGGTGGGGGCATGA
- a CDS encoding SAM-dependent methyltransferase codes for MTDRIRTDIAHNARVWNYWLRGKDNYPVDRAVGDQVTAFYPSIGEVARADRAFLGRAVTHLAADAGVRQFLDIGTGLPTADNTHEVAQRAAADARIVYVDNDPIVLTHARALLTSAPDGVTEYVDADARDPEKILAAAGTTLDFSRPVAVLMLGILNFVLDTDEARKIVRTLMDAVPSGSYLVLTHPTLEPELGGEGNKAAMAFWNENATPPITARDRAEFTSFLEGLDLLEPGIVSCARWRAEGAAEVAQFGAVGRKP; via the coding sequence ATGACCGACCGGATCCGCACCGACATCGCCCACAACGCCCGGGTGTGGAACTACTGGCTGCGCGGCAAGGACAACTACCCGGTGGACCGCGCGGTCGGCGACCAGGTCACCGCCTTCTACCCGAGCATCGGCGAGGTCGCGCGCGCCGACCGGGCGTTCCTCGGCCGGGCGGTGACCCATCTGGCCGCCGACGCGGGCGTGCGCCAGTTCCTGGACATCGGTACGGGCCTGCCGACCGCCGACAACACCCACGAGGTGGCCCAGCGGGCCGCCGCCGACGCCCGGATCGTCTACGTCGACAACGACCCGATCGTCCTCACCCACGCCCGCGCACTCCTGACGAGCGCGCCGGACGGCGTCACCGAGTACGTGGACGCGGACGCGCGGGACCCCGAGAAGATCCTCGCCGCCGCCGGCACGACGCTCGACTTCTCGCGCCCGGTCGCGGTGCTGATGCTCGGCATCCTCAACTTCGTCCTGGACACGGACGAGGCCCGGAAGATCGTCCGGACCCTGATGGACGCCGTCCCCTCCGGCAGCTACCTCGTCCTGACCCACCCGACGCTGGAGCCGGAGCTCGGCGGCGAGGGCAACAAGGCCGCCATGGCGTTCTGGAACGAGAACGCGACCCCGCCGATCACCGCCCGCGACCGGGCCGAGTTCACCTCCTTCCTGGAGGGGCTCGACCTGCTGGAGCCCGGCATCGTCTCCTGCGCGCGGTGGCGTGCCGAAGGGGCGGCCGAGGTGGCGCAGTTCGGCGCGGTGGGCCGCAAGCCGTAA
- a CDS encoding glycerophosphodiester phosphodiesterase encodes MRPVTVVGHRGDPYRVRENTLPSIASAIERGADAVEIDVRLTRDGVPVLLHDDTLKRLWGHDRPLSRLSYEQLRELTYDGVPTLREALLTAGAHRLMLDLPGGNEDSVRTIVGTVRECGAGERVYYCAGSVAMLQVRAADPSAEIALTWTTLAPPRRVLLDAVRPKWLNYRFGLVSPELTERVHRDGLLVSAWTADTARTMRRLIANGVDSITTNRVDTLAAALRKARA; translated from the coding sequence ATGCGCCCTGTCACTGTCGTAGGTCATCGCGGCGACCCGTACCGCGTCCGTGAGAACACGCTCCCCTCGATCGCCTCGGCGATCGAGCGGGGGGCGGACGCGGTCGAGATCGACGTCCGGCTCACGAGGGACGGGGTGCCCGTCCTCCTCCACGACGACACCCTCAAGCGGCTGTGGGGCCATGACCGGCCCCTGTCCCGGCTCTCGTACGAGCAGCTGCGCGAGCTGACGTACGACGGCGTCCCGACCCTCCGCGAGGCGCTGCTCACCGCCGGCGCGCACCGGCTGATGCTGGACCTGCCCGGCGGGAACGAGGACTCGGTCCGCACGATCGTCGGCACGGTCCGCGAGTGCGGGGCCGGGGAGCGGGTGTACTACTGCGCCGGGTCCGTGGCGATGCTCCAGGTACGGGCCGCCGACCCGTCCGCCGAGATCGCCCTGACCTGGACCACGCTCGCCCCGCCCCGGCGGGTGCTCCTCGACGCGGTCAGGCCGAAGTGGCTCAACTACCGCTTCGGCCTGGTGAGTCCCGAGCTGACCGAGCGCGTCCACCGGGACGGACTGCTCGTCTCGGCCTGGACGGCCGACACCGCCCGCACCATGCGTAGGCTGATCGCCAACGGAGTCGACTCGATCACCACGAACCGGGTCGACACACTCGCCGCCGCCCTGCGAAAGGCTCGCGCATGA
- a CDS encoding adenosine deaminase, whose amino-acid sequence MTDLHPFIAGLPKAELHVHHVGSASPRIVAELAARHPDSKVPTDPEALSDYFTFTDFAHFIDVYLSVVDLVRTPEDVRLLTFEIARDMARQNIRYAELTITPYSSTRRGIDERAFMAAIEDARKAAESEFGTILRWCFDIPGEAGLVSAEETARLATTDGIRPEGLVSFGLGGPEVGVPRPQFKPYFDLARAAGLHSVPHAGETTGPETVWDAINELGAERIGHGTSSVRDPALLAHLAEHRIALEVCPTSNIATRAVATLDEHPIRQMVDAGVLVTVNSDDPPMFGTDLNTEYAVAARLLGLDERGVAALAKNAVEASFLDAAGKARIAAEIDTYTDGWLAR is encoded by the coding sequence ATGACCGACCTCCATCCCTTCATCGCCGGCCTCCCCAAGGCCGAGCTGCACGTCCACCACGTCGGCTCCGCCTCGCCGCGGATCGTCGCCGAGCTCGCCGCCCGGCACCCGGACTCCAAGGTCCCCACGGACCCGGAGGCCCTCAGCGACTACTTCACGTTCACGGACTTCGCGCACTTCATCGACGTCTACCTGTCGGTCGTCGACCTGGTCCGCACCCCGGAGGACGTCCGGCTGCTGACCTTCGAGATCGCCAGGGACATGGCCCGGCAGAACATCCGGTACGCCGAGCTGACCATCACGCCGTACTCCTCCACCCGCCGGGGCATCGACGAGCGCGCCTTCATGGCGGCGATCGAGGACGCCCGCAAGGCGGCGGAGTCCGAGTTCGGCACGATCCTGCGCTGGTGCTTCGACATCCCCGGCGAGGCCGGCCTCGTCTCCGCCGAGGAGACCGCGCGGCTCGCCACGACCGACGGGATCCGCCCCGAGGGCCTGGTCTCCTTCGGTCTCGGCGGCCCCGAGGTGGGGGTCCCGCGTCCGCAGTTCAAGCCGTACTTCGACCTGGCGCGCGCCGCCGGTCTGCACTCCGTCCCGCACGCGGGCGAGACGACCGGCCCGGAGACCGTCTGGGACGCGATCAACGAGCTGGGCGCCGAGCGCATCGGCCACGGCACCAGCTCGGTCCGGGACCCGGCGCTCCTCGCCCACCTGGCCGAGCACCGCATCGCCCTGGAGGTCTGCCCGACCTCCAACATCGCCACGCGGGCCGTCGCCACCCTGGACGAGCACCCGATCCGGCAGATGGTGGACGCCGGGGTCCTCGTCACCGTCAACAGCGACGACCCGCCGATGTTCGGCACGGATCTCAACACCGAGTACGCGGTGGCCGCCCGGCTCCTCGGCCTCGACGAGCGCGGTGTCGCCGCCCTCGCCAAGAACGCGGTGGAGGCGTCCTTCCTCGACGCGGCCGGCAAGGCCCGGATCGCCGCCGAGATCGACACGTACACGGACGGCTGGCTGGCGCGCTGA
- a CDS encoding DUF4190 domain-containing protein, translating to MSDNRDQPQGGYDPADPWAPPNRDGVELSKPVTPPVHDQQTVTSMPAATGPGGEVPPPPVAPGGPAATPGYGYPTATPPAGTYGYPTAAPGAYGYPTAPTPPVTAGYGYPGHGQPGWQPPQNNNGMGTASMVLGILAVALSFCSYGILGLILGGVALPLGIAGRKRHLRGEANNRGQAVAGITLGSIGIALGLAGIALIIFIATNADEWSDSTDDPWSPSQTFGVAAR from the coding sequence ATGTCTGACAACCGAGACCAGCCGCAGGGCGGGTACGACCCGGCGGACCCGTGGGCTCCGCCGAACCGCGACGGCGTGGAGCTGAGCAAGCCCGTGACGCCGCCGGTGCACGACCAGCAGACCGTCACGTCCATGCCGGCCGCGACCGGCCCCGGCGGCGAGGTTCCGCCGCCCCCGGTCGCCCCCGGCGGCCCGGCGGCCACGCCCGGCTACGGATACCCGACGGCCACGCCGCCCGCCGGCACCTACGGATACCCGACGGCCGCGCCCGGCGCGTACGGCTACCCGACGGCCCCGACCCCGCCGGTCACCGCGGGGTACGGCTATCCCGGACACGGCCAGCCCGGCTGGCAGCCGCCGCAGAACAACAACGGCATGGGTACGGCGTCGATGGTGCTGGGCATCCTCGCCGTCGCGCTCTCGTTCTGCTCCTACGGCATCCTCGGCCTGATCCTGGGCGGGGTCGCGCTGCCCCTCGGCATCGCGGGCCGCAAGAGGCACCTGCGGGGCGAGGCGAACAACCGGGGACAGGCCGTGGCCGGCATCACGCTCGGTTCCATCGGCATCGCCCTCGGGCTCGCGGGCATCGCCCTCATCATCTTCATCGCCACGAACGCGGACGAGTGGAGCGACAGCACGGACGACCCCTGGTCGCCGAGCCAGACCTTCGGCGTCGCCGCTCGCTGA
- a CDS encoding NADAR family protein translates to MNKIDELTQQVNGGDRVKWLLFWGHRPHPDGRLSASCLSQWWPAPFVVDGVRYATAEHWMMTAKARLFGDVEAERAALTARTPAEAKKAGRLVRDFDEAVWERERFGIVVEGGVHKFSSNEALRAYLLGTGTRVLVEASPVDRIWGIGLAADDPHAHDPARWRGLNLLGFALMEARDRLRSG, encoded by the coding sequence ATGAACAAGATCGACGAGCTGACACAGCAGGTCAACGGGGGTGACCGTGTGAAGTGGCTGCTGTTCTGGGGCCATCGCCCGCACCCCGACGGGCGCCTCTCGGCGAGCTGCCTGAGCCAGTGGTGGCCCGCACCCTTCGTGGTCGACGGGGTGCGATACGCGACGGCCGAGCACTGGATGATGACAGCCAAGGCCCGCCTCTTCGGGGACGTGGAGGCCGAGCGGGCCGCGCTGACCGCCCGTACCCCGGCGGAGGCCAAGAAGGCGGGCCGGCTGGTGCGCGACTTCGACGAGGCGGTGTGGGAGCGGGAGCGCTTCGGGATCGTCGTCGAGGGCGGCGTCCACAAGTTCTCCTCGAACGAGGCCCTGCGCGCGTACCTCCTCGGCACGGGCACCCGCGTCCTGGTGGAGGCCAGCCCGGTGGACCGCATCTGGGGCATCGGCCTCGCCGCCGACGACCCGCACGCCCACGACCCGGCCCGCTGGCGCGGCCTGAACCTGCTGGGCTTCGCCCTGATGGAGGCGCGGGACCGGCTGCGGAGCGGGTGA